In the Campylobacter showae genome, one interval contains:
- the leuS gene encoding leucine--tRNA ligase, which translates to MSENLKYEPAKIEKKWREIWSKSGEFEPKDDYSLPKKYILSMFPYPSGRIHMGHVRNYSIGDALARYYRKKGYNVLHPIGFDSFGMPAENAAIKHKIHPKIWTYENIDYMRGELDALGLSFSKKREFATSDPLYTKFEQEFFIKMYEKGLVYRKSAVVNWCEYDQTVLANEQVEDGCCWRCGNAVVQRELPGYYLKITSYAQELLDDLKKLEGKWPSQVLTMQENWIGKSFGLEFKFELDEESKQILEGGEQIEGFEVFTTRPDTIYGVSYAALAPEHRIVKRLLNADKLEPQKAEKIRKILNQSPRERQASEKDGLYLGINVLHPLTGEKVPVWVANFVLADYGSGAVMAVPAHDERDYEFASKFDLPIKPVVKPMQGEFEGGKALTEYGISINSPLINGLGSEEAKLKIIEKFEADKIGKRVVNFKIRDWGISRQRYWGAPIPMVHCKRCGVVPEKIENLPVTLPDDVQITGEGNPLDKHESWKHVKCPKCGGEAIRETDTMDTFFESSWYFARYASDEKTWQERAFDAKSVNYWMNVDQYIGGIEHAILHLLYARFFQKALRDLGYLRDDEPFERLLTQGMVLKDGKKMSKSKGNVVDPDDIISKYGADTARLFILFAAPPQKELEWNDSAVEGAFRFLNRLYERSANVKKCTQIPQIAHANLSKEEKYARMKVYEALKKSNDVYEENFALNTLIAACMEALNAVNAQDNEDVTTEAFFIILNLLEPIVPHIANELSEQLFGRANFTKIEILDEVFEKDSLNLAITVNGKRRGEFEAPSSANEDEVLALARQSAAKWLEGKEIIKQIYVNGKLVNFVIKG; encoded by the coding sequence ATGAGTGAAAATTTAAAATACGAGCCTGCGAAAATAGAAAAAAAATGGAGAGAAATTTGGAGCAAAAGCGGCGAATTTGAGCCCAAAGACGACTATAGCCTACCTAAAAAATATATCCTAAGCATGTTTCCATACCCTAGCGGACGCATCCACATGGGGCACGTGCGAAACTACTCTATCGGCGACGCCCTAGCTCGCTACTACCGCAAAAAGGGCTATAACGTTTTGCATCCTATCGGCTTTGATAGCTTTGGTATGCCTGCGGAAAATGCGGCGATAAAGCACAAAATCCATCCTAAAATTTGGACTTACGAAAATATAGACTACATGCGCGGCGAGCTTGATGCTTTGGGACTTAGCTTTTCTAAAAAGCGCGAATTTGCGACGTCTGATCCGCTTTATACTAAATTTGAACAAGAATTTTTCATCAAAATGTACGAAAAGGGGCTGGTTTACCGAAAAAGCGCGGTAGTAAATTGGTGCGAATACGACCAAACGGTGCTTGCAAACGAGCAGGTCGAAGACGGATGCTGCTGGAGATGCGGAAATGCCGTCGTCCAGCGCGAACTGCCCGGCTACTACCTAAAGATAACTAGCTACGCGCAGGAGTTGCTGGACGATTTAAAAAAGTTAGAGGGCAAATGGCCGTCTCAAGTGCTTACGATGCAGGAAAACTGGATCGGTAAGAGCTTTGGACTTGAGTTTAAATTTGAGCTAGACGAGGAGTCGAAGCAAATTTTAGAAGGCGGCGAGCAGATAGAGGGCTTTGAGGTATTTACTACGCGCCCGGATACGATTTACGGCGTTAGCTATGCTGCCTTGGCACCTGAGCACAGGATCGTAAAAAGACTGCTTAACGCAGACAAGTTAGAGCCGCAAAAAGCGGAAAAAATTAGAAAAATTTTAAATCAAAGCCCGCGCGAACGCCAAGCTAGCGAAAAAGACGGACTGTATTTGGGTATAAACGTCTTACACCCGCTAACCGGAGAAAAAGTGCCGGTTTGGGTAGCCAATTTCGTCCTAGCAGACTACGGTAGCGGCGCTGTTATGGCGGTGCCGGCTCACGACGAGCGCGACTATGAGTTTGCGAGTAAATTTGACCTGCCGATAAAGCCGGTGGTTAAGCCCATGCAGGGCGAATTTGAGGGCGGCAAGGCTCTAACGGAGTACGGAATATCTATAAATTCGCCGCTCATAAACGGTCTTGGCAGCGAAGAGGCCAAACTAAAAATAATAGAAAAATTTGAAGCGGATAAAATCGGCAAACGCGTCGTAAATTTTAAAATCCGCGACTGGGGTATCTCCAGACAGCGCTACTGGGGCGCGCCGATACCGATGGTGCACTGCAAGCGCTGCGGCGTCGTGCCTGAAAAGATCGAAAATCTGCCCGTGACGCTGCCTGACGACGTACAGATAACAGGCGAAGGAAATCCGCTAGATAAGCACGAGAGCTGGAAACACGTAAAGTGTCCAAAATGCGGCGGCGAGGCTATCCGCGAGACCGATACGATGGATACGTTTTTTGAGAGTAGTTGGTATTTCGCTAGATACGCCAGCGACGAAAAGACGTGGCAGGAACGCGCGTTTGATGCTAAAAGCGTGAATTATTGGATGAACGTGGATCAGTATATCGGCGGTATCGAGCATGCGATCTTGCACCTACTTTACGCGAGGTTTTTCCAAAAGGCCTTGCGAGACCTGGGCTACCTAAGAGACGACGAGCCGTTTGAGCGACTGCTTACTCAAGGCATGGTGCTAAAAGACGGCAAAAAAATGAGTAAAAGTAAGGGTAACGTAGTTGATCCCGACGACATTATTAGCAAATATGGCGCCGATACGGCGAGGCTTTTTATCCTATTTGCCGCGCCTCCGCAAAAAGAACTTGAGTGGAACGATAGCGCGGTCGAGGGCGCATTTAGGTTTTTAAACCGCTTATACGAACGAAGCGCGAATGTCAAAAAATGTACTCAAATCCCGCAGATAGCGCACGCAAATTTGAGCAAAGAAGAAAAATACGCGCGAATGAAGGTTTATGAGGCGCTTAAAAAATCAAACGACGTTTATGAAGAAAATTTTGCCTTGAATACCCTAATCGCGGCCTGCATGGAAGCTCTAAATGCCGTAAATGCGCAGGATAACGAGGATGTGACTACGGAAGCCTTTTTTATCATTTTAAATTTACTCGAGCCTATCGTGCCGCATATAGCAAACGAGCTTAGCGAGCAACTATTTGGCAGGGCGAATTTTACTAAAATAGAAATTTTGGACGAGGTTTTTGAAAAAGATAGCTTAAATTTGGCTATCACCGTTAACGGCAAAAGGCGCGGCGAATTTGAAGCGCCGAGCAGCGCAAATGAGGACGAGGTTTTGGCTCTAGCTAGACAAAGCGCGGCTAAATGGCTAGAAGGAAAAGAAATAATCAAACAAATTTACGTGAACGGAAAGCTCGTAAATTTCGTAATAAAAGGCTAA
- a CDS encoding LPS assembly lipoprotein LptE produces the protein MKIKILLFLAAFVLVGCGYKPVSKITNDIMGDRVYVNVLISKEEPKNSVWIKDSVLEGIVTRLGKRMSYDKNEPTTITVSIKSLNYQALLYDENGYVTSYKAILTLNFDTKLKGGKMLSVTTSGEHDFTVSQKVRDTRFADGVISESEKYNAIKEASQEAFDEYIAVLAVKGLKNGN, from the coding sequence TTGAAGATAAAAATTTTACTATTTTTAGCGGCTTTTGTCTTGGTCGGATGCGGCTATAAGCCCGTCTCAAAGATCACGAACGACATAATGGGCGACCGCGTCTACGTAAACGTGCTAATAAGCAAAGAAGAGCCTAAAAATAGCGTCTGGATCAAAGATAGCGTGCTAGAGGGTATCGTAACAAGGCTAGGTAAGCGCATGAGCTACGATAAAAACGAGCCTACGACGATAACGGTCTCGATCAAATCGCTCAACTACCAGGCGTTGCTATATGACGAAAACGGCTACGTGACGTCGTATAAAGCGATACTAACGCTAAATTTCGATACTAAGTTAAAAGGCGGCAAGATGCTATCGGTGACGACTTCGGGCGAGCATGACTTTACCGTCTCGCAAAAGGTAAGGGATACTAGATTTGCCGACGGCGTCATCAGCGAGAGCGAGAAGTATAACGCCATAAAAGAGGCTTCGCAAGAGGCTTTTGACGAGTATATCGCAGTGCTTGCGGTAAAGGGGCTAAAAAATGGCAATTAG